Genomic window (Staphylococcus debuckii):
CATAAGCAGTATAATAAAAATTTAAAGCATTTAAAGCAAGAATTGAGTAAAAACAATTAAGAAATACACCTTTATATTAGTATTTTGGTTAACATTGAAATATAAAGTGTGTATAATTAGACACATTGAAATATGAAAAATGAAAAGGGACTATCACTTTAAGTGATAAATATTTTTAGAGGTGAATAGAATGGCTACAAAGCTGACTTCGATTGACCAGTTTAAACAGGTAATTAACGACAACAAATATGTATTTATTTTGAAACACAGCAATACTTGTCCGATTTCTGCAAATGCATATGATCAATTCAACAAGTTCTTATATGAACGTGACATTGACGGCTACTATTTAGTAGTTCAAGAACAACGTGAACTTTCAGATTATATCGCAGAAGAAACTGGCGTGAAACATGAATCACCACAAGCTTTCTACTTTGTAGAAGGAAATGTGAAATGGCATGCGAGTCACGATGACATTAATGTTTCTTCGTTAGCGCAAGCAGAAGAATAATAAAATTTAAACAAATGAATGAATAATGAAATTGCAACTCTAAGCAAATAGATGCGAGTCGTAAGTCGAAGTATAGACGTCGCTCGTATTCTATTTAATTGCTTGGAGTTTATTTTTTTAGTAGGAATCAAAAGGGGCGTTACAGTAGGTTTTTTTCAGCAAGGACTGTATAATATTAAAGTGAATCATCAACAAAAAACATTGGGAAACTTTATTTGAGGTGACAAGATGAGAGTATTAGTTGCGATGGATGAATTTAATGGTATCGTTTCAAGTTATGAAGCCAACCGCTATGTTGAAGAAGCAGTGGCAAGCCAAATTGAAAAAGCAGACATTGTTCAGGTACCGCTATTTAATGGTCGCCATGAATTAATGGATTCTGTGTTCTTGTGGCAATCAGGTACTAAATATCGCGAAATGGTACATAATGCAGATATG
Coding sequences:
- the ytxJ gene encoding bacillithiol system redox-active protein YtxJ; its protein translation is MATKLTSIDQFKQVINDNKYVFILKHSNTCPISANAYDQFNKFLYERDIDGYYLVVQEQRELSDYIAEETGVKHESPQAFYFVEGNVKWHASHDDINVSSLAQAEE